The DNA sequence ACGGACTCCAACCAAGTTTGACTAAGTTTCTACAGGATTCTGGCTACGACATTACTTGGATCATCTACGACTTCGCTTGTTACTGGCTACCTCCACTCGCCATCCGGCTCGGGATCAAGTTGGTTTTCTTTTCCATATTGAACGCCACGTCGAGGGCGTTTATGATACCGCCCCCGGAATCTGCTAGTAGTAATTACCGTAGCCAACCAGAGGATTTTACGGTGGTTCCTAAGTGGTGGAAGGATATGCCTTACGACGTTGCATTTAAGTTGCACGAAATGGAAAATCACTGGAAGGGCATGGACGCAGATGTGTCTGATTTTCAGCGGGTGACTGAGGTGGTTAAGGGTTGTCATATCATGCTCATTCGGACTTGCCCTGAGTTCGAACCTGAATCGTTGAGTCTTCTCAAGACTCTTCACAATAAGCCGGTTCTACCAATTGGGCTATTGCCACCGTCTGAACCACGTGACGATGAAGATCACGAGAGATGGGAAGCTCTGAAACTGTGGCTAGATTGCAAGAAAGACAAGTCCGTAGTTTATATTGCGCTTGGTTCGGAGTTTAGCCTGAGTCAAGAATTGATGCATGAGTTAGCTTTTGGAATAGAAAAATCTGGGTTACCGTTTGTTTGGGTGATAAACAATCGTCCATTGGTGGAAGGCAAATTGGGTTCGGACATAATTCCATCTGGGTTCGAAACCAGGGTTTCTGATCGGGGTTTGGTATGGCGGGGTTGGGCGCCCCAATTGAAAATCTTGGGTCACCCTTCGGTTGGCGGATTTTTGACTCATTGCGGTTGGAGTTCAGTGATCGAGGGACTTGGATTTGGGGTTGCATTGATTTTGTTTCCCGGTGGAATTGCAGATATGGGTTTGGTTGGGAGGTTGCTGCACAACAAGGGAATCGGGTTTGAAATTCCACGAGATGATATAAACGGGTCGTTTACCGGTGACTCGGTGGCTGAGTCGATTCGGCGAGTGATGGTGGAGGAGGAAGGAGAACCACTCCGAGCTAAGTCACGTGAGATGAGACAGATCTTTGGGAATATGGAACTCCAGAACAAGTACTTCAACGAGTTCGAGGAGTTCCTTCTCAGGGGAACTTAGAATAAGTTGGTCTAAGGAATTGTAAATCTTGATaagttta is a window from the Cannabis sativa cultivar Pink pepper isolate KNU-18-1 chromosome 1, ASM2916894v1, whole genome shotgun sequence genome containing:
- the LOC115702234 gene encoding UDP-glycosyltransferase 91C1-like, which gives rise to MIYHLFSCPLHFSIYLYESTSLSYKSKSMEKKELNSDANKLHIAVFPWLAQGHLLPFFQVSMFLVQKGHRVSFISTPKNHTRLPKNIIPSNLSHLITFVDLPLPTVDGLPDGAESTADLPIHKVPFLKKAFDGLQPSLTKFLQDSGYDITWIIYDFACYWLPPLAIRLGIKLVFFSILNATSRAFMIPPPESASSNYRSQPEDFTVVPKWWKDMPYDVAFKLHEMENHWKGMDADVSDFQRVTEVVKGCHIMLIRTCPEFEPESLSLLKTLHNKPVLPIGLLPPSEPRDDEDHERWEALKLWLDCKKDKSVVYIALGSEFSLSQELMHELAFGIEKSGLPFVWVINNRPLVEGKLGSDIIPSGFETRVSDRGLVWRGWAPQLKILGHPSVGGFLTHCGWSSVIEGLGFGVALILFPGGIADMGLVGRLLHNKGIGFEIPRDDINGSFTGDSVAESIRRVMVEEEGEPLRAKSREMRQIFGNMELQNKYFNEFEEFLLRGT